GGGTCTTCTATGATAAAGTGTCTAATATGACCATATGGGGAAATCACTCCACGACTCAGGTTTTGTCTTAACTTTTCTCTAGTGCCATTTGCTGTTTGACTATATCTTGGGATGTTTATCTTATCTTTGAGAGGTGAATCAGGTGCCAGACTTCTTAAATGCAAGAATCAATGGCCGTCCGGTGAAGGAGGTTATTACAGATCACAAGTGGTTAGAAGAGGGATTCACTGAGAGTGTGCAGAAGGTAACATACCATTTCCTCGATATTGTAATGAGTTTTGCATTGGGAGATGACACTAGTGGCTGAGTATGTTGCTTTTGTTTTACAGAGAGGTGGCTTACTAATTCAGAAATGGGGTCGGTCTTCTGCTGCTTCTACCGCTGTTTCCATTGTTGATGCTATAAAGTCTCTTGTGACTCCTACTCCTGAGGGTGATTGGTTTTCCACTGGGGTACGTCTTCTTTTAGACACATTTTGATAACAAAAGGATAGATTGGTTCAGACTTTGATAGGGTTGTTGTGATAATGTAAATTTTAGGTGTACACAAATGGGAATCCTTATGGTATTGCAGAGGACCTTGTCTTCAGCATGCCATGCCGATCAACGGTATGTTCTATCCTTATTACTTAAATGCTTTTCTCTAGTGGTGAACTCTCAAAACCTGGTTTGTTTCCAGGGAGATGGAGATTATGAGCTTGTCAAGGATGTAGAATTTGACGACTACCTTCGCAACCGAATCTCCAAGGTATAGCCTTCTTAGATATCAGTCTTTTGAGGGGTTTGTCTCTAAATGCTAAAAGCTAAACTGAGACATGACAATGTTGTGCAGTCTGAAGCTGAACTTTTGGCTGAGAAGAAATGTGTTGCACACCTCACTGGAGATGTATGCATCTATCTTGTTTATTCAAATGAAACCATTTTGATAGAAGCCAACCTTAGTTGCTTCATGGATGTATGTTTCAGGGCATCGCCTTCTGTGATCTTGGTCCGGTAGATACCATGCTTCCTGGTGAAGTTTGATTTTTGGAGGGTGGTGAGTATCGTATCTCAAGTAAGCACTCTCTTCTGGGTTGTTAGCTGTACATAGCACTCCCACCACATTACTCATGTTGATTGTTCTAAATAAGTTAAAGAAACTCTTCTTATTTATATAATGCACCAAAAGTCATATACAGTAGTGTTTGTAAACTAGATAAATGCCATATCTAATGTCAAACACAAACTGTTCCTAAATCTTTTGATTTTTATTATTCTTTTCATTAAACAAACAAACCAAAAACAGCTCTTTCTGTGAAAGAGTAACACAAACAAAGTTATAAAGTACATAGATGCTATACATCAGAATCAAAAAAGCGAAAAATCGAGGAAGATCTTAGTGGTCGATGCCCTGAGTAGTCGTCGTGTGTAGTCTCTTACACTCGTCTTTGGAGTAGTCCAGTGAAAAACAAAGTTGCCTTATCACTTCCCTCTTCTCTTCTGCTACTTCTTCTAGCTCACTCCTCAGCTTCTCCACCTCCTCCTCCATCTCCATTGTCTTACTGTCTTTTGCTTTCATTTCATATTCAAGCAGAAGCATCTCTGATTCAAGCTTACTCACCTTGTTGCTTACCGTCTCTATGCATATCTCTTTCACTGCCTTTTCCATTGTCAACACCTCGATTTCTCCCTTAAGCCTCTCCTCCTCTTCCTTTTTCTCATTAGTCACTCTTCTTATCTCCTCTTCGAGATAACGCACTTGCGCTTCCAGCTCACTGAACTGCTCGTCTCGGTTTGCCTTTTCCTCCAAGAGGCTGGTTATCTCTTCTTTGAACTGCGCCTTCTCAGGGAATATCTTCTCTTCTGCGTCAGACAGAGCTGTCTTTAAATCCCTGATCTCATGATCTCTACCTGCTAAACTATGTTTCAACATGGAGACTCTGTCGTGCAGCTTCACCACCTCTCTTCTATCCGCAGTAGACTTGCTCTTCCATGCTGCAGCTTCTTTCTGCGCCGACTCGAGCATGTTCTGGAGGCTCTTGAGCCTTAACTCATCAGACTTGCTCTTCTCAACTTCTCTTCTCATCATGCCGTTCTCTCTCTCCGCCTCCCTAAGCCTCAGGCTTGCGATCCTCAGCTCTTCAGACAAACTCTCTACGTCCATGTCTTGTGTTGAATCTGCTCCTTCTTCGCCATTCTCATCATCTAACTCAGATGGCAAGTATCTAGCGAGCTGGTTCTTCAACATGAAGATTTGGTCTTCTGAGTTGAGTATCTTCTCGTTTGCATCTCTCAGCTCTTGCTCACAAGCAGCGAGTTTCGCTGGATAATCAACAAACTTACTCTCACTCTTCACCCTTGTCAAGGACAAACCCTCAGTGTTTCCTTCGAGTTGCATCCTGAGCCTCTCTTTGGCTTCACGCAGATCGATCTCGAGATCAGCGACCCTCTTGGTCATGGACTGAAAGTCTGAACCAACGCTCACGTAACCGGGGTAACTAGCCAGGGAAGAGGAATCATCCCATTCCTGTTCGGAGTCGGTAACGGAAGCAGCATCATCTACATCTTTGTGGTAAAGATCAGAGGGAAGGCCTCCTCCTCCGTTATTGCCAAGGAAGTAGTCAAAACCAGGAGCGCGGCGGGAAGGAGGACGGCCTAACCTATTGTTATTGAGCTCAGTAGTGAGGTCAGAGGAGGAGAGGTCATCGTAACGCTCGGCGAGAGAACGGTACATACGGTGAAACTCATCGACCAGGCTGATGAGTTCTGGTCTCTTTTGGTAGTACATCTCTGCCTTCTTGGCAAGCGAATCTGCATCCTCTTCTATCAACTTAACCATACGTTTCACGCTCCTGTCCATATCTGACCACCACACACACATTGACATTTATATTTTCTATTATGAAAATGAACACATGATTTAATAGGACAATGTCACCAATGAGATGGACTGACTACTCACCATCGAGATTATGCTCGAGCCACTTGTTGTTTTTCATACTCTTCCTGGAACGAACCTGACAAGTTCAAGAATCAAGAATGAGAATCTATGGTTGATCATTCGTATGAAAGAAGGTTTTTTTGGATGTTACCAGTTCATAATCCATTGCTGCAAAATCGATGGACCCTAAGCAAACCTGGAAACACACAAGAAACAGTCAATATGAGACAATGGGAAAAGAAGACAAATAATACAAAAAAAGGATAGTGTAACTGTTGAGAAAAAATCATGAGAATTCGCAAATACGTAGACACAAAAAGAGAACCTGAGACTAAGAAGAAGATGCAGATGCTTGCACAGAGGGAGATGATGCAATGCAAGGAGGGTTTTAAAGTCAAAAGAATGTATACACTTACAAAGATAATGCGGACAGGTCTTAACTTGTAAGTTGTAACGTGGCCAAGTGATTTATGTATTATGTGTGTAATTTGGGACTTAATTACACAGTGTCCATATATATGGTGAAAGAAGAGGAGTATACTTATAGGGGTTGTAATTTGACCTCTCTCCCACTAATCCAACCGACTATTCATTAAAGTAATAATGATCATCCAAGACTATTTCCTCACGTTTTTATTATTATTATTATTGTTATGTTGCTTTTTTTTTTGTAACACCATTGTTATGTTGCTATTCACGCATACTTGAAGGTGGATCATCATCCACTCAAAATATCAATTTATGCAGACCTTGAATACTTATAAAATACCATTTTTCTAAGCGGTTTTGGTCTTAAAATCACGTCTTTTTAAGAAATGTATTTAAATGGGAAGACTTTTTCAGGGTTTACGGGAGTAATCGCGTTATCTGTGTGTCTTAAGCCTCAAAAGGCCAACTCAAACTTTGTTTTGTGGCGCTCCACTTCCTTAACTTTTCATTGCACTTCAGATTTAATGCATTAAACATTACGTATTATTTTAAAAATATATAGTATTATTTTTAAAATATTTTTTTTTTTCAACTGCTGACATGCACAACTCATTACCCTATATAAATTTTCGACTAATGCTTTTATGTTTTCTTTTAAATAATGTAATTTTTTTTTTTGTGATAACTTCTAGATTTAAGATAGTCTTTTTGATTAGTCAATGCAAATATAAATATAATCGGGAAGATTTTTCTTTTACTCAAATCTTGCAAATCTTATTGTGTTAATTTTAGGAAGAATTATATAATAAAATCATATAAAAAGATTGAAACATATATAGTAAATTTATCATGACTATTTTGTTTCATAATATATATACAATGTTATTGCACTATAGTGGTTTTGGTATCAACAGGTAAAATGTTTTACATTTATATTTTAGAAAACCTGGTTCAAGAATATTCTTTGATAAATATAAACTATACCTATTTTACTTCACCAAACTTCTTTGATAAGTATGAAGCATGCAAAACTCTTTTAGTAATTTTAGTTTAGTTTATTTATTTCAGTTCAACTATCCATTTTATTTAGTTTTTGAAACTCTCGCTTATTTAAAAACTTATAGCGTACAAAAGAGAAGAAGAGAAGAGTATAGTTGATGTGGAGATAAAGGAGAATACCCATATTCAAACAGAAAGCCTAAATATTTTTCAAAAAATCAAAAAAAGTTGGAAGACGTAAAAAATCGAAAAATAAGAACAAAAATTGTAAACGTTGCATGTCTTGTTTTGGTCCACTTGTGCTTTGGTTTCGAATATGTGTATATGGACCTCCGAAGCTGCTCCACAGCTCCACTACAGAACAAGAGTTCAAGATGGGACTGGTAAGGATAATGAAGAACGTGATAAACGTTGTGAGTTTGAACAAAGCCGCATTCAAAGTCGTTCTTCTAAAGGATAAAGACAAATTGACATGATGACAAACACATTACAGCCATAAAAACAGATATTACCTAGCTCTACAAAAGATACTTGAAGAAAGAAATACTAATTGTATTAGAAAAAAATTGAACATGAGTGAGCATCATTTTGTGTTTGTGCACGGTGCAGGACATGGAGGATGGTGTTGGTACAAGATCGCCAATTCACTGAGAGAGAATGGACATAAGGCCACCTGCATCGACCTCAAAGGCGCTGGGATCAACCTAACTGATCCAAACACTGTCTCCTCCCTTGATGATTACAACCAGCCTCTCAATGACTTCCTCTCCCAACTTCCCCTCGACCAAAAGGTCATCCTGGTGAGCCACAGCGTTCGAGGAGGGAGCATGACGGCTGCCATGTGCCAGTATCCTTCCAAAGTCTCCATGGCTGTTTACGTCGCAGCAGCCATGGTCAAACCTGGTACCATAATTCCCCCAATTCTCAAGGAAGTACTAAAGATATGTTCAGGGATGATAGAGACAGAAGCTGAGAAGATATGGGACTTCACTTTTGGAAATGGACCCTGTAATCTCCCCACTACTATGATGATGAAACCTGAGTATGTCCGGGACAAATATTACAACGAGAGCCCCATGGAGGTTATCTTTTATTAAGAAACTCTTTAATATGAACTTTGCTATTAGTATGAGCTTCCAACTTAAAACTAATTGGCAATAACTGGATTGGTTCTATTCTATCACTTTATGTATTAGTTAATTATTTCTTCAACTACCGATGTGGGAATTCATTTATTCATTAACATTTGCCTCTAACATTTTTCAAAGAATCTTTATTCATTCATCTATTCATGTATAATCAGGATTACACACTGGCCACCACACTTCTCCGTCCAGCCCCTATCATGGCATTCGCAGGCATAGTGGATATCCCTGCAGCACCAGAGGCTGACAAAATCCCAAGGGTCTATGTGAAGACAGGCAAGGACAATATGTTCCAGTCAAGTCGTCAAGACTTAAGGGCTGTTCGTTTGGTTGCCGCAGGTACCGGCGGCAGCGGCAGCGTCAACATTCTGCGTCAACTCTTGTTCGTTTCGTTGACGCAGGAAACTGCGTCTGACGCCGCGTCCTGCGGCTGACGCCGATAAAATCTGCGGTCGCGATATAGTATGCGGCAGCATCAGCGGCAGCGTCAGCGTCAGCGTCTGCGAAACGAACAACAACTGTCCTCATTGACGCTGCCGCCGCCGCTGACGCTGCCGCTGCCGCTGACGTCGAAACCTGCGCCAACCAAACGAACAGGACTATAATGGTTACCCTGTGGCCTCCTGCTCAATACTTCCTTCTTGAAGAGAGTGATCACTCTGCATTTTTCTCCCAACCTGAAGCTCTCTACAAAATCCTCCTTGAAGCAGCCTCCTCTATCTCGCCCTGATTTCTCTTTACACATCTATTTGGAACTCCTCCAAATCTATCTTTTTAATAGCTAACTGAATAAAATTGGATCATATTCATATATATCATGAGACACAAGAAAGGATCCTACAATAATTGCTATGTAACCGCGTCTTACTACTTGAGGGACTTATCTTCAAACAATCAACAGAAAAGACTTACAAACTCAAAAGCATAAAAGAAAATGGGGAATAATAACAATCAAGGGGTGGTTTGAACAATAGAGTCCTTGGCTTTGCTATTGTCATCCGAAGATGGCCTTGTCTCAGAAGAGTCAGAAACTCGTATCTCTTCAATCATCCTAACCACATCATCCATACTTGGTCGTACCTCAGCCACTTGAGCCACACAAGCCATAGCAATCTGCAGCATCTGCACCATTTCTTCTTCAATGTTCTGAACCTTCATTAGCTCAACATCAAACACCTCACTTGTCCATTCCTCTCTCACCACTGACTGCACCCACCTCGGGAGATCAACCATGTCCTCCCTACTCGGCGACTGCACTGGAGACTTCCCAGTCAACATCTCTAGTATAAGTACACCGAAACTGTAAACATCTGATTTGTGAGTGTGTTTCCTTGTTTCTATCACTTCTGGTGCGCGGTAGCCTGCACCTCTCAT
This genomic interval from Brassica oleracea var. oleracea cultivar TO1000 chromosome C2, BOL, whole genome shotgun sequence contains the following:
- the LOC106327219 gene encoding methylesterase 18 isoform X2 encodes the protein MSEHHFVFVHGAGHGGWCWYKIANSLRENGHKATCIDLKGAGINLTDPNTVSSLDDYNQPLNDFLSQLPLDQKVILVSHSVRGGSMTAAMCQYPSKVSMAVYVAAAMVKPGTIIPPILKEVLKICSGMIETEAEKIWDFTFGNGPCNLPTTMMMKPEYVRDKYYNESPMEDYTLATTLLRPAPIMAFAGIVDIPAAPEADKIPRVYVKTGKDNMFQSSRQDLMVTLWPPAQYFLLEESDHSAFFSQPEALYKILLEAASSISP
- the LOC106326989 gene encoding protein NETWORKED 4A-like, with the protein product MDYELVRSRKSMKNNKWLEHNLDDMDRSVKRMVKLIEEDADSLAKKAEMYYQKRPELISLVDEFHRMYRSLAERYDDLSSSDLTTELNNNRLGRPPSRRAPGFDYFLGNNGGGGLPSDLYHKDVDDAASVTDSEQEWDDSSSLASYPGYVSVGSDFQSMTKRVADLEIDLREAKERLRMQLEGNTEGLSLTRVKSESKFVDYPAKLAACEQELRDANEKILNSEDQIFMLKNQLARYLPSELDDENGEEGADSTQDMDVESLSEELRIASLRLREAERENGMMRREVEKSKSDELRLKSLQNMLESAQKEAAAWKSKSTADRREVVKLHDRVSMLKHSLAGRDHEIRDLKTALSDAEEKIFPEKAQFKEEITSLLEEKANRDEQFSELEAQVRYLEEEIRRVTNEKKEEEERLKGEIEVLTMEKAVKEICIETVSNKVSKLESEMLLLEYEMKAKDSKTMEMEEEVEKLRSELEEVAEEKREVIRQLCFSLDYSKDECKRLHTTTTQGIDH
- the LOC106327219 gene encoding methylesterase 18 isoform X1, encoding MSEHHFVFVHGAGHGGWCWYKIANSLRENGHKATCIDLKGAGINLTDPNTVSSLDDYNQPLNDFLSQLPLDQKVILVSHSVRGGSMTAAMCQYPSKVSMAVYVAAAMVKPGTIIPPILKEVLKICSGMIETEAEKIWDFTFGNGPCNLPTTMMMKPEYVRDKYYNESPMEDYTLATTLLRPAPIMAFAGIVDIPAAPEADKIPRVYVKTGKDNMFQSSRQDLMVTLWPPAQYFLLEESDHSAFFSQPEALYKILLEAASSISP